The nucleotide window AGTATCTGCTGACGCTGCGCACGATCCACAAATTGGCATTTCCCGATTGGCTGCTCACCGCGACCTCCGACGATGCACCGGAAACCGCCTCCGAACGACGCTTCGGTGTTGTCGAGCCCCCTGCCCAGCCGGGTGCGCTGCGCCGCGGCTTACGTACCGCCTTGCGAGAAACGCACCTTCGCCGCAAAGGTTTTCGTGCTGTCGTCAATTAGCACCCGAGGCGCAGTGCGTTCGCGGGAGTGCTTTCGCGAACATGTTTATCTGTGCGTGCGGAGGGTAATCTGAGTAGGTTGCCCCAGACCCCGGTAGCCGTGCAACAGCCCAGTTGCGTGTTCATCGTGCGTCGGGGAGATAGGGAGGCAGCTATGTCCGGCCCGGCTGCACAGTTCCACATAGACCCAACCACTGGCGAGGCGCGTCCACGCGAGCGGCCGCCACTGCTGACCCTGCTGCGAACGCTGGTCGATGGTAACGAGATTCGGGAACGCCGAATCCCGTTCGCCGGCAACGAACCGGGACATCCGCGCGGTCGCGACGACAACTGAGTCAGCGACTCGCCGTCCACCCGATCTGCGCCCAGATCCCCGCGCGCCCAGGAACAATCGAGGAGTGAATCTCAGGGAGCGGGCAGTAGATCTCGGTTATGCGGCGGGCTGGCGGATGGTGCGTGCGCTGCCCGAGCGCTGGGCGGTCGGGTTGTTCGACGCGGGCGCGGACTACGCGGCCCGGCGAGGCGACTCGGAACAGTTGCGGCGCAATCTTTCCCGAGTTCTCGGTGTCACGCCCGAGCACGTCCCGGACGAACTCGTCCGCGCCAATCTCCGCTCCTACGCCCGGTATTGGCGGGAGGCGTTCCGGTTGCCCGGTATGGATCCGGTGGCGCTGGTCGAAGAGATCGAGAGCTCGGCCACCGGCCTCGAGCACATCCTCGACGCCAAAGCCCATGGGCGCGGCATCATTCTGGCGTTGCCGCACAGCGGCAACTGGGATTTGGCCGGCATCTGGGTAGTGCGGCGAATCGGCACACCCACCGTCATCAACGAACGCCTGCGGCCGGAATCGCTGTTCCAGCGGTTCGTCAGATTCCGCGAGGGGCTGGGCTTCGAGATCATTCCGCTCACCGGCAGCGCGGCCCCGCCGTTCGACCTGCTCGCCGATCGCTTGCGCGCGGGCCGCCTGGTGGGTCTGCTGGGCGAGCGCGATATCTCGGGCACCGGCGTACCGGTCAGCTTCTTCGGCGAGCCGATGCGCATGCCGTCCGGACCCGCCCGCCTGGCCATCGAAACCGGCGCGGATCTGCTTCCGGTGCACTGCTGGTACACCCGCGACGGCTGGGGTTTCTCGGTCGGCGCGCCCATCGACACCTCGGGTGGGGTGGACGGCACCACCCAGCTGCTGGCCGACCGGTTCGCCGAGAACATCGCGGCCCACCCCGCCGATTGGCACATGCTGCAGCCGCTGTGGACGGCCGATTTCTCCGAGGCCCGGCAGGCCAAGATGCGAGCGCGCCGGCAGTCCGCCGGAATGCCCGACTAGAACAGCGTCATCGGCTCGGTCGGCTCGGGTTCGGGCAACGGCTCCAGCTCGGGTAGTCGCGCGCGGACTTCCGCGTGGAAACGGCGGGCCAGCGGCAGCGAGCTCGCGTTGTCGGGCGTATGGATGAACACGGTGGGGGAGCGACCCTCGCGCAGCCAACCCGTGACAGTGTCCAGCCACGGTTGCCAGCCCGCGACGGTGCGCTCGGCATCGTCGCGTCCGTGATATCGCACGACGGGAAACTCGGTGAGCGCCAAGGTTCTTCGCGGCACCCGTGGCTTCTTCGACCACGCCTCCTGCTCGGCCGCGCTCTGCGGTAGACCCTCGAAAAGTGTTGTGGTGTCGAAGGTTACCCACTCCGCGCCCACCTGTCCGAGGACGTATTCCAGCTGTCGTGCGGCGCGCTCGTTCTCGAAGAACGCGGGATGGCGGACCTCCACCGCCGAACGCGACGGCAGCTCCCGCAGGAACCCGGCCAGCGCCCCGAGCTCGTTCGGCCCGAACGACGCCGGTAACTGCACCCACCAGGCATGCACTCGTGGTCCGAGCGGTTCCATCGCGGTCAGGAACTCGCGCAGCGGCCCCTCGGCATCGATCAGCCGGCGCTCGTGCGTGATCGGCTTCGGCAGCTTCACCAGGAACCGGAAATCCGGCCCGGTCTGCGCCGCCCAGGATGTCACCGTGCTCCGCGACGGTGTGGCGTAGAACGTCGTATTTCCTTCCACCGCAGTGCAATTACTGGCATAGACCCGCAGCGCCGCGCTCGCGGGCAACTGCCCTTCCTGCCACGCCGCGTGCCGCCACATCGCACATCCCACGTGAAGCCGCATGTCACCGACGCTATCGCACCCCCCAAGCGGCCATTGCCGTAGGCACGGAGCGGGATTCGTGGCGCGTTCGTGCGTTGCCACGCCAGGTATCGCCAATACCCGCGCACCGGCCCGCGGCGCGTGGCACGATCCCGCCATGTTCTCACCGCGGTACCGCGCGCGTTATTGCGGGTCGGCCACAATCGAGTGGCGTATGCGCCCAATGCGGTATGTCACCGCGATGCAGCGGATACTTGGTCAGTGACCGAGATCGGGCAGCTCGACCCAGATAGTGCGAGCGTCGTCGAACGAGTGATTGCTGGACATCCGCAGAACATCGGCAGTTTTCGTTTCTGGTTCGCCGATCAGTGCTGGGAGTGGTCCGACGAGGTGGCGGCGCTACACGGTTACGAACCGGGCAGTGTCGTCCCGACGACCGAGTTGCTGCTGTCGCACAAGCACCCGGACGACCGCGCCGAGGTCGCGCACACCCTGGCCGCGGTGACCACCACCGGCGAGGCCTTCTGCTCGCGGCACCGCATCCTCGACACCGGCGGTGAGATCCACGAGGTGATCGTCGTCGGCGACCACCTGCTGGACGAGGGCGGCGCGGTGGTCGGCACCACCGGCTACTACATCGACGTCACCGACACCCTGCAGGAGAGCCGGCGCGCCACCCTGGACGAGACCTTGCCGGACCTGATCGAGGCCCGGGCGGTCATCGAGCAGGCCAAGGGGGTGCTGATGCTGGTCTACGGGGTGGGCTCGGAGCAGGCGTTCAAGGTGCTGCAATGGCGGTCCCAGGAGACCAACACCAAGCTGCGGCGGGTGGCCGAACAGCTGGTCAGCGCGATCGGCGAGCTCGGCGGCGCACCGGTCGGTTTCCGGTCCCGATTCGATCATCTGCTGCTCACCATGCACGAACGCCCGTTGTAGATTTCCATACGTGTGTACCCGGGTTGCCTGGGTAGTGCGTAGGTATGACTGGCGTGGATGGGGAGCTACTTGATCCAGAGGCCTCGCGGGCGGTCATCGAACAAGCCAAGGGTGCGCTGATGCTGGTGTACGGCTTGACCGCGGAGCAGGCCTTCGACGTGCTACGGAAGCGTTCCCAGGAAACCAACACCAAATTACGGGTGCTGGCGAGCAGACTGGTAGCGGAGTTGCCGGAAATGTCGCGCTCGCGGGCCGCGGTGGCCTTCCTCCGCTCGCGTTTCGATCAATTGCTACAGCACGAGTTCCTATGGGTGACGTCGGAAGCGAGAGTGCGATGAACGAACGAGCCGGGCACCGATCCATCGGCGTGGTCTGCGCGGCCGCCGCGATCACCGTGGCCGCCGCCGGAACCGCGCTGGCGGGTAGTGAACCACCGGTGGTGGGTGGCGGGTCCGGCATCATCATCGACAACCAGGCGCAATGCACGCTGACGACGGTCGGCTACGACCGCGCCGGTCGGCTGCTGGGGCTGACCGCCGGGCACTGCGGTGACGCCGGGGCCAAGGTGGTGGCCGAGGCCAACCCCAATTTCGGTGTGGTCGGCCGCTTCGTCTACTCCAATCCGGATCTGGATTACGCCCTCATCGAATTCACGCCGGGGCGGATCAATCCCGTTGCGCGGATGGGGGATACGACGATCACCGGGATCGGCGCGCCGGCGCAGTTCCCGGCTGTGGTGTGCAAGAAGGGGCGGACCACCGGCACGAGTTGCGGTGTGGTGTGGGGCAATCTGCGCGCGGCGCACCACGAGACGTGGACCCAGATGTGTGTGCTCGAAGGCGACTCGGGCGCGCCGGTGATGGCGGGCTCGACCCTGGTCGGGATGGTGAACGCCTACCTCGGGGTCGGGTGCCTGGGGCCGGAGGTGGGCACGAACATGGCGGCGATCAGCGCCGATCTGGAGGCGCGCGATGAGGTCGGCGCCGGGTTCCACCCGATCCAGTAATAGTTCGCCACCGCAAACCTGAGCGCAGCGACGGAGACCGTCGCTGCGCTCAGAATTACCGCGGGGCTACTTGTCGGGGTTGCGGTGCATGGCGTCCTTGGCCTTGTCGGCCAGGCCTCCGAGGGTGTTCTTCACCTCGTCGAGACCCTCCTTGGCGCCTTCAGCAGCGTCGTGGAGCACACCCTTGACCTTCGCCTCGGCCTGATCGGCCTTGCCTTCCTGGCGCAGGCCCTTGTCGCCGGTGGCGTGGCCCGCGGCTTCTTTGGCTTTGCCGCCGGCTTCGTCGATCTTGTCGCGAAGAGACATCGAAAACCTCCGATCGATTCCGCGCCCGCGGTGGGCGCAGTTCCGATACTGCCTCGCATTGCACCAGCGCGCACACGGCAATCGATGAGAAGCCGGTCACCAAGGCCGGTCATCGCAGGTTTCCGGGCGCTATTGCGACCCAATGGTGTCTCTACCGTTACTTCCAAGCAACTACTGCTCTGGCTTTTCGAACTGGCTGCGCTTCCAGTCGCCGTACGGTTCGTCGCGTTCGCGCACCGCTTCCCGGAAGCCGGTGGTCGCCGCGCGCAGCTGGAAGGCGTAACCCTCGCGGGTGTGCCGGGAGATGCCGTCGAAAACGGTGCTGATCATGCCGGAGTTCTGCACACCCTGGGCCAGTAGCGCGCTGTTGAGCGCGAGTTTGGCCATGATCAGCTGGTTGACCGGCATCCGCGCGATGCGCTCGAGCAGGGCCTCGGTGCGCTCGTCGAGCTGGTCGGCGGGCGGCGCCTCGACCGCCAGCCCCCACTCCTCGGCCTGCTTGCCGGACAGGCAGTCGCCGGTGAACAGCAGCCGTTTGGCGCGCTGGTCGCCGAGGCGATGCGCCCACATGCCCGCC belongs to Nocardia sp. XZ_19_385 and includes:
- a CDS encoding S1 family peptidase, which translates into the protein MNERAGHRSIGVVCAAAAITVAAAGTALAGSEPPVVGGGSGIIIDNQAQCTLTTVGYDRAGRLLGLTAGHCGDAGAKVVAEANPNFGVVGRFVYSNPDLDYALIEFTPGRINPVARMGDTTITGIGAPAQFPAVVCKKGRTTGTSCGVVWGNLRAAHHETWTQMCVLEGDSGAPVMAGSTLVGMVNAYLGVGCLGPEVGTNMAAISADLEARDEVGAGFHPIQ
- a CDS encoding CsbD family protein, giving the protein MSLRDKIDEAGGKAKEAAGHATGDKGLRQEGKADQAEAKVKGVLHDAAEGAKEGLDEVKNTLGGLADKAKDAMHRNPDK
- a CDS encoding phosphatidylinositol mannoside acyltransferase translates to MNLRERAVDLGYAAGWRMVRALPERWAVGLFDAGADYAARRGDSEQLRRNLSRVLGVTPEHVPDELVRANLRSYARYWREAFRLPGMDPVALVEEIESSATGLEHILDAKAHGRGIILALPHSGNWDLAGIWVVRRIGTPTVINERLRPESLFQRFVRFREGLGFEIIPLTGSAAPPFDLLADRLRAGRLVGLLGERDISGTGVPVSFFGEPMRMPSGPARLAIETGADLLPVHCWYTRDGWGFSVGAPIDTSGGVDGTTQLLADRFAENIAAHPADWHMLQPLWTADFSEARQAKMRARRQSAGMPD
- a CDS encoding PAS and ANTAR domain-containing protein; this translates as MTEIGQLDPDSASVVERVIAGHPQNIGSFRFWFADQCWEWSDEVAALHGYEPGSVVPTTELLLSHKHPDDRAEVAHTLAAVTTTGEAFCSRHRILDTGGEIHEVIVVGDHLLDEGGAVVGTTGYYIDVTDTLQESRRATLDETLPDLIEARAVIEQAKGVLMLVYGVGSEQAFKVLQWRSQETNTKLRRVAEQLVSAIGELGGAPVGFRSRFDHLLLTMHERPL
- a CDS encoding DUF72 domain-containing protein: MRLHVGCAMWRHAAWQEGQLPASAALRVYASNCTAVEGNTTFYATPSRSTVTSWAAQTGPDFRFLVKLPKPITHERRLIDAEGPLREFLTAMEPLGPRVHAWWVQLPASFGPNELGALAGFLRELPSRSAVEVRHPAFFENERAARQLEYVLGQVGAEWVTFDTTTLFEGLPQSAAEQEAWSKKPRVPRRTLALTEFPVVRYHGRDDAERTVAGWQPWLDTVTGWLREGRSPTVFIHTPDNASSLPLARRFHAEVRARLPELEPLPEPEPTEPMTLF